Proteins encoded in a region of the Ziziphus jujuba cultivar Dongzao chromosome 3, ASM3175591v1 genome:
- the LOC107423075 gene encoding protein TIFY 4B isoform X5, whose product MSAGTTSFRSILDKPLNQLTEDDISQLTREDCRKFLKEKGMRRPSWNKSQAIQQVLSLKALYEPSDDSGAGGAPRRIVVSPPPPPTNVPSRVTSNSADSGKKTSGDVQASVSVEESAPYRRKEPSKSTVEDKAIDADSRDVSPRTQCATDVPVGQMTIFYCGKVNVYDGVPPEKARAIMHLAASPVHSSWENPFGSPVAIRSLPWHLQTASDKGGLPPSATMSQAMQTEKTAEYAQQCWEKGNNARDPDADGPANRKVLLQRYREKRKDRGRLKIKKNVGLTSSWEVYLKDQVKTHTSNGNSSRSSTSSPPQPGLPQVLCSTADNL is encoded by the exons atgAGTGCCGGAACGACGTCGTTTCGGTCTATACTTGACAAACCCCTTAACCAGCTCACCGAAGATGACATTTCTCAGCTCACCCGTGAAGATTGCCGCAAATTTCTCAAAGAaaaag GTATGCGACGGCCTTCGTGGAACAAATCGCAGGCGATCCAGCAGGTTTTATCTCTCAAAGCTCTGTATGAACCCAGTGACGATTCCGGCGCCGGGGGAGCCCCAAGAAGGATTGTCGTTTCCCCGCCGCCGCCGCCGACTAATGTGCCGTCGCGC GTGACTTCGAATTCAGCTGATTCAGGTAAGAAAACAAGTGGTGATGTCCAGGCTTCGGTATCCGTGGAAGAATCTGCTCCTTATAGAAGAAAGGAACCTTCGAAATCTACAGTTGAAGACAAGGCCATTGATGCAGATAGCAGGGACGTCAGTCCGAG AACTCAGTGTGCAACTGATGTGCCAGTTGGGCAAATGACGATTTTCTACTGTGGCAAGGTGAATGTATATGATGGGGTGCCACCTGAAAAG GCACGGGCAATCATGCATCTTGCAGCAAGTCCAGTTCACTCATCTTGGGAAAATCCGTTTGGTAGCCCTGTAGCAATAAGGTCCCTCCCATGGCATTTACAGACTGCGAGTGACAAAGGTGGCCTTCCTCCCAGTGCCACAATGTCTCAGGCCATGCAAACAG AGAAGACGGCTGAATATGCTCAACAATGCTgggaaaaaggaaataatgCACGTGATCCTG ATGCAGATGGACCAGCAAACAGAAAAGTCTTATTGCAGAGATATCGTGAAAAGCGAAAAGACAG GGGAAGGTTGAAGATCAAGAAAAACGTGGGCTTGACGTCTAGTTGGGAGGTCTATTTGAAGGACCAGGTGAAGACACATACCTCAAATGGTAATTCAAGCCGTAGTAGCACAAGCTCTCCACCCCAACCTGGGCTGCCACAAGTCTTATGTAGCACAGCTGACAATCTGTGA
- the LOC107423143 gene encoding acireductone dioxygenase 1, giving the protein MAIEAWFMDDSLEDPRLPHHRHPKELVPLDHLAELGVLYWRLNPNDYENDEELRNIREARGYNYMDLLNICPEKLENYEEKLKNFYTEHIHADEEIRYCLEGSGYFDVRDKDDRWIRIWIKAGDLIILPAGIYHRFTLDTNNYVKLMRLFVGEPVWTAYNRPQEDHPARKEYINNLTQKIGMPLAAY; this is encoded by the exons ATGGCGATCGAG GCATGGTTCATGGACGACAGTCTTGAAGACCCAAGGCTTCCTCACCATCGCCACCCCAAAGAGCTTGTTCCTCTCGACCACTTAGCCg AATTGGGAGTGCTGTACTGGCGATTGAACCCAAATGATTACGAGAACGACGAAGAGTTACGCAACATAAGAGAAGCCAGAGGTTACAATTACATG GATTTGCTTAATATATGCCCAGAGAAATTGGAGAATTACGAAGAGAAGCTGAAGAATTTCTACACAGAGCACATACACGCGGATGAAGAGATTCGTTATTGTTTAGAAGGGAGTGGTTACTTTGATGTTAGGGACAAGGATGACCGTTGGATTCGAATCTGGATCAAAGCTGGTGATCTTATCATTTTGCCTGCTGGGATTTATCACCGTTTCACCTTAGACACCAACAACTATGTTAAg TTGATGAGGTTGTTTGTGGGAGAGCCTGTTTGGACGGCTTATAATCGACCACAAGAAGACCACCCAGCAAGGAAGGAGTATATCAACAATTTGACTCAGAAAATTGGAATGCCATTGGCAGCTTATTGA
- the LOC107423075 gene encoding protein TIFY 4B isoform X3, which translates to MSAGTTSFRSILDKPLNQLTEDDISQLTREDCRKFLKEKGMRRPSWNKSQAIQQVLSLKALYEPSDDSGAGGAPRRIVVSPPPPPTNVPSRVTSNSADSGKKTSGDVQASVSVEESAPYRRKEPSKSTVEDKAIDADSRDVSPRTQCATDVPVGQMTIFYCGKVNVYDGVPPEKPYMDLQARAIMHLAASPVHSSWENPFGSPVAIRSLPWHLQTASDKGGLPPSATMSQAMQTEKTAEYAQQCWEKGNNARDPDADGPANRKVLLQRYREKRKDRLKIKKNVGLTSSWEVYLKDQVKTHTSNGNSSRSSTSSPPQPGLPQVLCSTADNL; encoded by the exons atgAGTGCCGGAACGACGTCGTTTCGGTCTATACTTGACAAACCCCTTAACCAGCTCACCGAAGATGACATTTCTCAGCTCACCCGTGAAGATTGCCGCAAATTTCTCAAAGAaaaag GTATGCGACGGCCTTCGTGGAACAAATCGCAGGCGATCCAGCAGGTTTTATCTCTCAAAGCTCTGTATGAACCCAGTGACGATTCCGGCGCCGGGGGAGCCCCAAGAAGGATTGTCGTTTCCCCGCCGCCGCCGCCGACTAATGTGCCGTCGCGC GTGACTTCGAATTCAGCTGATTCAGGTAAGAAAACAAGTGGTGATGTCCAGGCTTCGGTATCCGTGGAAGAATCTGCTCCTTATAGAAGAAAGGAACCTTCGAAATCTACAGTTGAAGACAAGGCCATTGATGCAGATAGCAGGGACGTCAGTCCGAG AACTCAGTGTGCAACTGATGTGCCAGTTGGGCAAATGACGATTTTCTACTGTGGCAAGGTGAATGTATATGATGGGGTGCCACCTGAAAAG CCATATATGGATTTGCAGGCACGGGCAATCATGCATCTTGCAGCAAGTCCAGTTCACTCATCTTGGGAAAATCCGTTTGGTAGCCCTGTAGCAATAAGGTCCCTCCCATGGCATTTACAGACTGCGAGTGACAAAGGTGGCCTTCCTCCCAGTGCCACAATGTCTCAGGCCATGCAAACAG AGAAGACGGCTGAATATGCTCAACAATGCTgggaaaaaggaaataatgCACGTGATCCTG ATGCAGATGGACCAGCAAACAGAAAAGTCTTATTGCAGAGATATCGTGAAAAGCGAAAAGACAG GTTGAAGATCAAGAAAAACGTGGGCTTGACGTCTAGTTGGGAGGTCTATTTGAAGGACCAGGTGAAGACACATACCTCAAATGGTAATTCAAGCCGTAGTAGCACAAGCTCTCCACCCCAACCTGGGCTGCCACAAGTCTTATGTAGCACAGCTGACAATCTGTGA
- the LOC107423075 gene encoding protein TIFY 4B isoform X4, producing MSAGTTSFRSILDKPLNQLTEDDISQLTREDCRKFLKEKGMRRPSWNKSQAIQQVLSLKALYEPSDDSGAGGAPRRIVVSPPPPPTNVPSRVTSNSADSGKKTSGDVQASVSVEESAPYRRKEPSKSTVEDKAIDADSRDVSPRTQCATDVPVGQMTIFYCGKVNVYDGVPPEKPYMDLQARAIMHLAASPVHSSWENPFGSPVAIRSLPWHLQTASDKGGLPPSATMSQAMQTEKTAEYAQQCWEKGNNARDPDGPANRKVLLQRYREKRKDRLKIKKNVGLTSSWEVYLKDQVKTHTSNGNSSRSSTSSPPQPGLPQVLCSTADNL from the exons atgAGTGCCGGAACGACGTCGTTTCGGTCTATACTTGACAAACCCCTTAACCAGCTCACCGAAGATGACATTTCTCAGCTCACCCGTGAAGATTGCCGCAAATTTCTCAAAGAaaaag GTATGCGACGGCCTTCGTGGAACAAATCGCAGGCGATCCAGCAGGTTTTATCTCTCAAAGCTCTGTATGAACCCAGTGACGATTCCGGCGCCGGGGGAGCCCCAAGAAGGATTGTCGTTTCCCCGCCGCCGCCGCCGACTAATGTGCCGTCGCGC GTGACTTCGAATTCAGCTGATTCAGGTAAGAAAACAAGTGGTGATGTCCAGGCTTCGGTATCCGTGGAAGAATCTGCTCCTTATAGAAGAAAGGAACCTTCGAAATCTACAGTTGAAGACAAGGCCATTGATGCAGATAGCAGGGACGTCAGTCCGAG AACTCAGTGTGCAACTGATGTGCCAGTTGGGCAAATGACGATTTTCTACTGTGGCAAGGTGAATGTATATGATGGGGTGCCACCTGAAAAG CCATATATGGATTTGCAGGCACGGGCAATCATGCATCTTGCAGCAAGTCCAGTTCACTCATCTTGGGAAAATCCGTTTGGTAGCCCTGTAGCAATAAGGTCCCTCCCATGGCATTTACAGACTGCGAGTGACAAAGGTGGCCTTCCTCCCAGTGCCACAATGTCTCAGGCCATGCAAACAG AGAAGACGGCTGAATATGCTCAACAATGCTgggaaaaaggaaataatgCACGTGATCCTG ATGGACCAGCAAACAGAAAAGTCTTATTGCAGAGATATCGTGAAAAGCGAAAAGACAG GTTGAAGATCAAGAAAAACGTGGGCTTGACGTCTAGTTGGGAGGTCTATTTGAAGGACCAGGTGAAGACACATACCTCAAATGGTAATTCAAGCCGTAGTAGCACAAGCTCTCCACCCCAACCTGGGCTGCCACAAGTCTTATGTAGCACAGCTGACAATCTGTGA
- the LOC107423075 gene encoding protein TIFY 4B isoform X2, whose protein sequence is MSAGTTSFRSILDKPLNQLTEDDISQLTREDCRKFLKEKGMRRPSWNKSQAIQQVLSLKALYEPSDDSGAGGAPRRIVVSPPPPPTNVPSRVTSNSADSGKKTSGDVQASVSVEESAPYRRKEPSKSTVEDKAIDADSRDVSPRTQCATDVPVGQMTIFYCGKVNVYDGVPPEKPYMDLQARAIMHLAASPVHSSWENPFGSPVAIRSLPWHLQTASDKGGLPPSATMSQAMQTEKTAEYAQQCWEKGNNARDPDGPANRKVLLQRYREKRKDRGRLKIKKNVGLTSSWEVYLKDQVKTHTSNGNSSRSSTSSPPQPGLPQVLCSTADNL, encoded by the exons atgAGTGCCGGAACGACGTCGTTTCGGTCTATACTTGACAAACCCCTTAACCAGCTCACCGAAGATGACATTTCTCAGCTCACCCGTGAAGATTGCCGCAAATTTCTCAAAGAaaaag GTATGCGACGGCCTTCGTGGAACAAATCGCAGGCGATCCAGCAGGTTTTATCTCTCAAAGCTCTGTATGAACCCAGTGACGATTCCGGCGCCGGGGGAGCCCCAAGAAGGATTGTCGTTTCCCCGCCGCCGCCGCCGACTAATGTGCCGTCGCGC GTGACTTCGAATTCAGCTGATTCAGGTAAGAAAACAAGTGGTGATGTCCAGGCTTCGGTATCCGTGGAAGAATCTGCTCCTTATAGAAGAAAGGAACCTTCGAAATCTACAGTTGAAGACAAGGCCATTGATGCAGATAGCAGGGACGTCAGTCCGAG AACTCAGTGTGCAACTGATGTGCCAGTTGGGCAAATGACGATTTTCTACTGTGGCAAGGTGAATGTATATGATGGGGTGCCACCTGAAAAG CCATATATGGATTTGCAGGCACGGGCAATCATGCATCTTGCAGCAAGTCCAGTTCACTCATCTTGGGAAAATCCGTTTGGTAGCCCTGTAGCAATAAGGTCCCTCCCATGGCATTTACAGACTGCGAGTGACAAAGGTGGCCTTCCTCCCAGTGCCACAATGTCTCAGGCCATGCAAACAG AGAAGACGGCTGAATATGCTCAACAATGCTgggaaaaaggaaataatgCACGTGATCCTG ATGGACCAGCAAACAGAAAAGTCTTATTGCAGAGATATCGTGAAAAGCGAAAAGACAG GGGAAGGTTGAAGATCAAGAAAAACGTGGGCTTGACGTCTAGTTGGGAGGTCTATTTGAAGGACCAGGTGAAGACACATACCTCAAATGGTAATTCAAGCCGTAGTAGCACAAGCTCTCCACCCCAACCTGGGCTGCCACAAGTCTTATGTAGCACAGCTGACAATCTGTGA
- the LOC107423075 gene encoding protein TIFY 4B isoform X1 — protein sequence MSAGTTSFRSILDKPLNQLTEDDISQLTREDCRKFLKEKGMRRPSWNKSQAIQQVLSLKALYEPSDDSGAGGAPRRIVVSPPPPPTNVPSRVTSNSADSGKKTSGDVQASVSVEESAPYRRKEPSKSTVEDKAIDADSRDVSPRTQCATDVPVGQMTIFYCGKVNVYDGVPPEKPYMDLQARAIMHLAASPVHSSWENPFGSPVAIRSLPWHLQTASDKGGLPPSATMSQAMQTEKTAEYAQQCWEKGNNARDPDADGPANRKVLLQRYREKRKDRGRLKIKKNVGLTSSWEVYLKDQVKTHTSNGNSSRSSTSSPPQPGLPQVLCSTADNL from the exons atgAGTGCCGGAACGACGTCGTTTCGGTCTATACTTGACAAACCCCTTAACCAGCTCACCGAAGATGACATTTCTCAGCTCACCCGTGAAGATTGCCGCAAATTTCTCAAAGAaaaag GTATGCGACGGCCTTCGTGGAACAAATCGCAGGCGATCCAGCAGGTTTTATCTCTCAAAGCTCTGTATGAACCCAGTGACGATTCCGGCGCCGGGGGAGCCCCAAGAAGGATTGTCGTTTCCCCGCCGCCGCCGCCGACTAATGTGCCGTCGCGC GTGACTTCGAATTCAGCTGATTCAGGTAAGAAAACAAGTGGTGATGTCCAGGCTTCGGTATCCGTGGAAGAATCTGCTCCTTATAGAAGAAAGGAACCTTCGAAATCTACAGTTGAAGACAAGGCCATTGATGCAGATAGCAGGGACGTCAGTCCGAG AACTCAGTGTGCAACTGATGTGCCAGTTGGGCAAATGACGATTTTCTACTGTGGCAAGGTGAATGTATATGATGGGGTGCCACCTGAAAAG CCATATATGGATTTGCAGGCACGGGCAATCATGCATCTTGCAGCAAGTCCAGTTCACTCATCTTGGGAAAATCCGTTTGGTAGCCCTGTAGCAATAAGGTCCCTCCCATGGCATTTACAGACTGCGAGTGACAAAGGTGGCCTTCCTCCCAGTGCCACAATGTCTCAGGCCATGCAAACAG AGAAGACGGCTGAATATGCTCAACAATGCTgggaaaaaggaaataatgCACGTGATCCTG ATGCAGATGGACCAGCAAACAGAAAAGTCTTATTGCAGAGATATCGTGAAAAGCGAAAAGACAG GGGAAGGTTGAAGATCAAGAAAAACGTGGGCTTGACGTCTAGTTGGGAGGTCTATTTGAAGGACCAGGTGAAGACACATACCTCAAATGGTAATTCAAGCCGTAGTAGCACAAGCTCTCCACCCCAACCTGGGCTGCCACAAGTCTTATGTAGCACAGCTGACAATCTGTGA